The following are from one region of the Megachile rotundata isolate GNS110a chromosome 15, iyMegRotu1, whole genome shotgun sequence genome:
- the Wdr81 gene encoding WD repeat domain 81 isoform X4, which yields MDTIKKDLLVPTKYIKVIDGRICLTVHRNWLTNLQTVGPISFLNHERLSDDEIAAQPMLDELGPDWMRIYVRVYEKQHKYAVPLPRGRHTSGNTQADLTFSQLMHYVAETNYRNLWKECYKKYYSPWNCIEQRDQCNITANVSDTSIMQEVLQKMYGCILIQIQNGLVVSVSPGISNEVHCNLLPILCAVETTSAFLTLHEQTAEYSVRECVMYSPAALSMSHGKPLFLIYQLLQLSRDLHDRGLVLGEITLSDILLMDNFTIQVLPKLSDNIYLKPEHEIPKISTAQETKGKGFNGHIRNFDMTSSIAILRGNPEFGMNENIEKLCEMWVYSCISNYDYLTALNNMAGRRYGDPSCHHVMPWVTDFTSRCGGNWRDLTKSKFRLNKGDRQLDLTFDSQSTEVGHHVSDVLSEITYYVYLSRRYDKSVLCKYVRPQWVPGEYPASIQRLHDWSPDECIPQFFTDPSVFKSIHEDLPDLEIPGWATSPEDFIERHREALESFHVSERLHHWIDLTFGYKLSGSAAIKSKNVCLQLVDNHTRLTNAGVVQLFTQPHPQKIIPSPYWCKIPPRLRSSFIINKYKNDQSGNRTSDDEGHSSGFEEEELPTSTLSTSRSSPLVLSRLLSRSRGSLLSTEDTVKQDKSMNQTIILPKDYNPVTAIMQVETIHVFMNKVSSQVYKPEIEVHELSTNYKQIVASGRIKEQQILGCLIVEIFLSNKFRATWNIEKMSFPKRLTTCINTLKMSADGLPKCVRNAVALLLQVDIIPSSYNIDNIEVTDTPFRYPTVTYMGLPPPSAHQFLQPILSGSLFPFSKYYKHLFNIVEMLQEYNSLVRELNFIMKAEDDMDFILKTKTKFLCKISECKVKAIASELEHLLSHTGIAREACLELIVPHIQQIMEEPYSAVLAAWYLFDPIAKALGPKDTAQTFLLPIMKLYENGFFMDTSSYADIFPPGLLAKFKTTRLYHRNFLLKLMVRLGLRRFLENFITPLVEAVGGYRDYIQGCLTYIHKTGNLKTCDLSGTCNEGEGILSPLDEDFSVDSEQNMPLSPGPVSNDYARDTSTNDNDVEVFTMETDENSWVSLNSGASYDIDLHVDLNLNLNDDLNEEGNRISPVKSMKSPTIPIPKASSSSNKFNNISCNVGSRTSNDEFAYSGLTHSDNTSDEVPAVGLEEQNPVIIQTDDIKSNTVIHEDIQIDNIYQKSTSNECTTSEMSAESITWLSHRLGPVLTARYLSRNLLRMLTLCYTGKENLTIIGDTLLSMEGITWNKKVLVGDHNAAKVLECLAAIAGLYGEQIIVLQYFAHMVELLALCKRKLTQNLEGGLISCLTLLNHITPYLSDAVLMDVLHESIVKAILYPTVRILSSTRFTFPNGVIARNVMAEKCLETLFMFSLRLGSIMTRNHLAVPIQRFFLAFDKSFNQSIAESYKNEISQKTISEHFTRIKVSNEENRDALAVQSNFNADVADSYSPPATENMDISDLQKNKALEELRAVFTAEFAHKTYMLFYKCIDSEIMEQILKNHEHIHNLCRKYEQEAKITCSNTDDNKFSASCNSNYNMMESTESVNKDALNFGNISVVGNRFAVQKNNIGDHIASESSHQEANYSSSTGRQLRGNWLAYWEHEIGRSEKDTAFNIKQIKLQTFSGHTNSIKCLSVLDNENSFMSGGRDKTVKLWSLRSQGDGNTVSSCQYTYTGHKKSILALTFLESLRYVVTCDSTIHCWDPFMGSLLGCPESSRPVPVNTLIASPSPCTTLLAGTTDITLRVIDCRSFQYVNEMKVSVNPTGLIRCIAVAPSGYWVALGQASGFLTILDIRTGLIIASWKGHECEILQLEAINETTIISSSLDETIAVWSALDGKLKFHMKGSTEPVHCMSTYEQELIIGTTANRVGVYSSIETTAVFSSSKLKSDTFKGLLTTMAVLPLNRLLLLGADNGGITLIC from the exons atggaTACAATAAAGAAAGATCTGCTTGTGccaacaaaatatataaaagtaataGATGGCAGAATTTGCTTAACTGTTCATAGAAATTGGCTTACTAATTTACAAACTGTTGGTCCGATTTCTTTTCTTAATCATGAACGATTGAGTGATGATGAAATTGCAGCTCAGCCTATGCTGGATGAATTAGGCCCAGACTGGATGCGAATATATGTTAGA GTGTACGAGAAACAACATAAGTATGCTGTTCCACTTCCAAGGGGAAGGCATACAAGCGGAAATACTCAAGCAGATTTAACATTTTCACAATTGATGCATTATGTGGCAGAGACTAACTATAGAAATTTATGGAAGGagtgttataaaaaatattata gtCCATGGAATTGTATAGAACAGAGAGATCAATGCAACATAACTGCTAATGTAAGCGATACATCAATTATGCAAGAAGTACTACAAAAAATGTATGGTTGCAttttaattcaaattcaaaatggGTTAGTTGTATCTGTATCACCTGGTATATCCAATGAAGTACATTGTAACCTTCTACCAATATTATGTGCTGTTGAAACTACATCTGCATTCTTAACTTTACACGAGCAAACAGCAGAATACTCTGTTCGCGA GTGTGTTATGTACAGTCCTGCTGCTTTAAGCATGAGTCATGGAAAACCATTATTTCTAATATATCAACTATTACAGTTGTCTAGAGATTTGCATGATCGTGGCTTAGTATTAGGGGAAATTACTCTTAGCGATATATTACTTATGGATAATTTTACTATTCAg GTACTACCAAAGTTAAgtgataatatatatttaaaacctGAACATGAAATACCTAAAATTTCCACTGCTCAAGAAACAAAAGGAAAAGGTTTCAATGGTCATATCAGAAATTTTGATATGACTTCATCGATTGCTATATTACGAGGAAACCCTGAATTTGGGATGAATGAAAATATTGAGAAATTATGTGAAATGTGGGTGTATAGTTGTATCAGTAATTATGACTATTTAACTGCATTAAATAATATGGCTGGAAGAAGATACGGAGATCCGAGTTGTCATCATGTGATGCCTTGGGTCACAGATTTTACATCAAGATGTGGTGGTAACTGGAGAGATTTAACAAAGTCTAAATTTCGATTAAATAAAGGCGATAGACAATTAGACTTAACATTTGATTCGCAGTCTACAGAA GTAGGACATCATGTATCTGATGTACTATCAGAAATTACGTATTATGTTTATCTCTCGCGCCGATACGACAAGTCAGTTCTTTGTAAATACGTTCGACCTCAATGGGTCCCAGGAGAATACCCTGCTTCTATACAACGATTACACGATTGGAGTCCAGACGAATGTATACCACAATTTTTTACTGATCCCAGTGTTTTTAAA TCTATACATGAAGATTTACCAGACTTAGAAATTCCTGGATGGGCTACGTCTCCAGAGGATTTTATTGAAAGGCACAGAGAAGCTTTGGAAAGTTTTCATGTATCCGAAAGATTACATCATTGGATAGATTTAACATTTGGTTATAA ATTATCAGGTTCAGCAGCAATAAAGTCAAAAAACGTTTGCCTACAGCTTGTTGACAATCATACCAGATTAACTAACGCTGGTGTTGTTCAACTTTTTACACAACCACATCCACAAAAAATTATTCCTTCACCTTATTGGTGTAAAATTCCACCTCGTTTAcgttcatctttcattattaataagtata AAAATGATCAATCTGGAAACAGAACTAGTGATGATGAAGGTCACAGTTCAGGTTTTGAAGAGGAAGAATTACCAACATCAACTCTAAGTACATCAAGATCATCACCTTTAGTTTTAAGTCGATTATTAAGTCGCTCCCGAGGTTCTTTACTTTCTACTGAGGATACTGTTAAACAAGATAAATCTATGAATCAAACAATAATTCTGCCAAAAGATTATAATCCTGTTACAGCAATAATGCAAGTAGAAACTATACATGTATTTATGAATAAAGTGAGCTCTCAGGTTTATAAACCAGAGATTGAAGTACACGAGTTATCtacaaattataaacaaattgtggCCAGTGGACGCATTAAAGAACAACAAATTCTTGGTTGTTTAATTGTGGAAATATTTTTGTCAAACAAGTTTCGAGCAACATGGAACATTGAAAAGATGTCATTTCCAAAAAGACTTACTACCTGCATAAACACCTTAAAAATGTCTGCTGATGGTTTACCAAAATGTGTTAGAAATGCTGTTGCTTTATTACTTCAAGTTGATATTATACCAAGTAGttataacattgataatatagAA GTAACTGATACACCATTTCGTTATCCTACTGTTACATACATGGGTCTACCTCCACCATCTGCCCATCAATTTCTCCAACCGATACTTTCTGgaagtttatttccattttCTAAGTATTATAAACATTTGTTTAATATTGTGGAAATGTTACAAGAATATAATAGTTTAGTACgtgaattaaatttcataatgaaGGCTGAAGATGACATGGATTTTATACTTAAAACAAAAACAAAGTTCCTTTGTAAAATCAGTGAATGTAAAGTTAAGGCAATCGCAAGTGAATTGGAGCATCTATTATCCCATACTGGAATTGCAAGGGAAGCTTGTTTAGAGCTAATAGTACCGCATATACAACAAATAATGGAAGAACCTTATAGTGCTGTTTTAGCTGCTTGGTATTTGTTTGATCCAATTGCTAA ggCATTGGGTCCTAAAGATACTGCACAAACATTCCTACTGCctattatgaaattatatgaaaatggtTTCTTTATGGATACTTCTTCGTATGCTGATATATTTCCACCGGGATTGTTAGCAAAATTTAAAACTACTCGTTTATATCATAGAAATTTTCTGTTAAAACTTATGGTAAGGTTAGGTTTACGACGGTTtctagaaaattttattacgcCTCTTGTGGAAGCAGTTGGAGGATATAGAGATTACATACAAGGATGTTTAACATATATCCACAAAACTGGCAATCTTAA aacATGTGATTTAAGCGGAACTTGTAATGAAGGAGAAGGAATCTTATCTCCTCTGGATGAAGATTTCTCTGTAGATTCAGAACAAAATATGCCTTTATCACCTGGACCTGTAAGCAATGATTATGCGCGTGATACAAGCACAAATGACAATGATGTTGAAG TATTTACAATGGAAACGGATGAAAATTCTTGGGTATCTTTAAATTCTGGTGCATCATATGATATTGATTTACACGTTGATCTAAATTTGAATCTCAATGATGACTTAAATGAGGAAGGAAATAGAATCTCACCTgttaaatcaatgaaatcaccGACAATTCCAATACCAAAAGCCTCCAGttcttcaaataaattcaataatattagttgcaATGTAGGAAGTAGAACTTCTAATGATGAATTTGCTTATAGTGGACTTACTCATTCTGATAACACTTCTGATGAAGTCCCTGCTGTAGGATTAGAGGAACAAAATCCTGTAATAATTCAAACAGATGATATTAAATCTAATACCGTAATCCATGAAGACATTCAAATAGATAATATTTACCAAAAATCTACTTCAAATGAATGTACAACTTCTGAAATGAGTGCAGAATCTATTACTTGGTTATCTCATCGGCTTGGTCCTGTACTTACTGCACGATATTTATCTCGAAATTTATTAAGAATGCTTACATTATGTTATACCGGgaaagaaaatttaacaattatcgGCGATACTTTGTTATCTATGGAAGGCATTACTTGGAATAAAAAGGTTTTAGTTGGTGATCATAATGCTGCTAAAGTTTTGGAATGCCTTGCAGCTATTGCAG gTTTATATGGAGAACAGATTATAGTATTACAGTACTTTGCACATATGGTTGAACTTTTAGCTCtttgtaaaagaaaattaacacAGAATTTGGAAGGGGGGCTTATTTCATGTTTAACTCTTTTAAATCACATTACACCATATCTCAGTGATGCTGTATTGATGGATGTACTGCAC gaATCAATTGTAAAAGCAATACTATATCCTACAGTTCGCATATTATCATCTACAAGATTTACTTTTCCAAATGGTGTCATCGCACGTAATGTAATGGCAGAGAAATGTTTGGAAACTTTATTCATGTTTAGTTTACGATTAGGAAGTATCATGACAAGAAATCATCTGGCTGTACCTATTCAACGATTTTTCTTAGCATTtgataaatcattcaatcaaagtATTGCAGaaagttataaaaatgaaattagtcAAAAGACAATAAGCGAGCATTTTACAAG gATAAAGGTTTCAAATGAAGAGAATAGAGACGCTCTTGCAGTTCAGTCAAATTTTAATGCAGACGTTGCCGATTCTTATTCTCCACCAGCTACAGAAAATATGGATATATCAGATCTTCAAAAAAATAAA GCACTTGAAGAATTAAGAGCTGTATTTACAGCAGAATTTGCTCATAAAACATACATGCTTTTCTATAAATGTATTGACAGTGAAATAATGGAACAGATACTTAAAAATCATGAGCACATACATAATTTATGTCGTAAATATGAACAGGAAGCAAAAATCACTTGCTCTAATACTG ATGATAACAAGTTTAGTGCTTCGTGTAATAGTAACTACAATATGATGGAAAGTACAGAATCAGTAAATAAAGATgctttaaattttggaaatatatcAGTAGTGGGAAACAGATTTGCAGTACAAAAGAATAATATTGGAGATCACATAGCATCTGAAAGTTCACATCAAGAAGCAAATTATTCCTCATCCACCGGAAGACAGTTACGAGGAAATTGGTTAGCATACTGGGAACACGAAATTGGAAGATCAGAGAAAGATACAGCATTTAATATAAAGCAAATAAAACTACAAACTTTTAGCGGCCATACTAACAGTATCAAATGCCTATCTGTATTGGATAATGAGAATAGTTTTATGAGCGGCGGTAGAGATAAAACTGTGAAATTGTGGAGTTTGAGAAGTCag GGAGATGGAAATACTGTTTCATCTTGTCAATATACTTATACTGGGCACAAAAAATCTATTCTGGCTCTAACATTTCTAGAATCTTTAAGATACGTAGTTacttgtgatagtacaattcaTTGTTGGGATCCTTTCATGGGTTCTCTTCTTGGATGTCCAGAAAGTTCTCGTCCTGTTCCTGTAAATACACTTATTGCAAGTCCTTCACCATGTACAACTTTACTTGCTGGAACAACTGATATTACACTCAGAGTTATCGATTGTCGAAGTTTTCAGTATGTAAATGAAATGAAG GTTTCCGTAAATCCAACAGGTTTAATTAGATGCATCGCAGTAGCGCCTAGTGGTTATTGGGTTGCATTAGGACAAGCATCAggttttttaacaattttagatATTCGTACTGGTCTTATAATTGCCTCTTGGAAAGGTCACGAATGTGAG ATATTACAATTAGAAGCAATTAATGAAACAACTATAATTAGTTCTTCTTTGGATGAAACTATTGCTGTATGGAGTGCACTGGATGGAAAACTTAAATTTCATATGAA GGGCTCTACCGAACCAGTGCATTGTATGTCTACTTACGAACAAGAACTAATAATAGGAACAACGGCAAATCGAGTAGGAGTTTACTCATCCATTGAAACAACAGCTGTATTTTCGTCATCAAAACTGAAATCTGATACTTTTAAAGGACTTCTTACTACAATGGCAGTTCTTCCTCTCaatcgattattattattaggcgCAGATAATGGAGGTATaacattaatttgttaa